In Fusarium pseudograminearum CS3096 chromosome 3, whole genome shotgun sequence, a genomic segment contains:
- the NPS12 gene encoding NPS12 encodes MSSFSFSSLESLSLADRVLFNKFSKGAECPIPYDVAHHAFEAVAQAHPNLTAVRHYDGSTITYAELDRRANMLANELIHTYGLRIGDRVVLVYSRCIEMVVFIMAVLKAGGQYVPLDGGIVTDDTLGFDIADSDAPVVLCLPKFFEKVVRSVPDDRRNMVNVVDLDSTSPLWKMGNPSNPMVEVNTDDGAYVIYTSGTTGRPKGVDVRHRGVTNTLLAEPSKLGIRPGRNVAQQLNVAFDMCAWEILGTMMNGGTLHIRGSGLQPWTECLQRCDTIIATPSVVLKYMPNVEDFPNVDTIAVGGEPCPLALAEKWAPHINFWNVCGPTEISMLNTCHLHQPGIPLSIGKPNPNTNVYILDDNENPVPVGQPGVMWAGGPGVSAGYINLPELTATRYKLDKFTNDGTMMFNTGDLAQWLEDGSLLPLGRKDDQVKIQGFRVELDGVSRSIETTPGVIKGCALKIENALWGFYSSDVQIDENQLKAAVGKSQPFYAVPSVWKHLPVLELTPNGKVDKRALMKIATEGALMDSLGLTVAKPRPQTLWPSGERMMSMTSSTDGTIVGTDKNVMRDLEKDDKPLVDEYNEEEFPLPEKNGIHGWRWLRHTAFSAYRKLFGFIFVTNLTILIILLVNSRDNDYYPKPAHVATAVASNLLAAVLVRQEYVVNAIFFTCSRVPTSFPLSIRRHFARVYHNGGVHSGCAVSATAWWFMYTISVTRDFLSEKHPAQIKSVVLALTYIILGFLCFILGMAWPSIRMKMHDQFEWTHRFVGWTSVALVWAHIIVSTAASTTGPLGPALAQSPTIWLLSLITLCIALPWTRLRRVKVVPEPLSKHAVRLHFDFSTPPPCSSRGVRITDRPLVEWHAFAAIPEPSGKGFSIVVSKAGDWTKRIIEKPPTSIWTRGTPASGVLAIAPLFKKVVLVATGSGIGPCLPVIMERRVPCKVVWSTKNPLSTYGQGILDTILACDPDATIWDTDAKGRPDMVKLAYQAYKESGAECVCIISNRSVTAKVVYGLESRGIPAYGPILDS; translated from the exons atgtcttctttctcttttagCTCCCTCGAGAGTCTCTCCCTGGCGGATAGAGTATTGTTCAACAAGTTCAGCAAGGGCGCCGAGTGTCCCATCCCGTACGATGTCGCACACCACGCGTTCGAGGCGGTTGCGCAGGCGCATCCCAACCTTACAGCGGTTCGACACTACGATGGAAGCACAATCACATATGCCGAGCTCGACCGACGAGCGAACATGCTCGCCAATGAGCTCATCCACACATACGGTTTGAGGATAGGTGATCGTGTAGTGTTGGTCTACTCACGATGTATCGAGATGGtggtcttcatcatggctgtcctcaaggctggtggaCAGTACGTGCCATTGGATGGCGGTATCGTCACAGATGACACTCTAGGCTTTGACATTGCCGACTCTGACGCTCCAGTTGTTCTGTGTCTCCCCAAGTTCTTCGAAAAGGTGGTTCGAAGTGTTCCGGATGACAGACGGAACATGGTCAAcgtcgttgatcttgactcCACTTCACCTCTTTGGAAGATGGGAAACCCATCAAATCCCATGGTCGAGGTCAACACTGACGATGGCGCATACGTCATCTACACATCCGGCACTACCGGTCGACCCAAGGGTGTTGATGTGCGCCACAGAGGTGTCACCAACACCCTCTTGGCAGAGCCTTCCAAGCTCGGCATCCGACCTGGAAGGAATGTGGCACAGCAGCTCAACGTTGCCTTTGATATGT GCGCATGGGAGATTCTTGGTACCATGATGAACGGTGGCACACTCCACATCCGAGGCAGCGGTCTCCAGCCCTGGACGGAATGTCTCCAACGCTGCGACACCATCATCGCTACACCCTCCGTCGTCCTCAAGTACATGCCCAACGTCGAAGACTTCCCCAACGTCGACACCATCGCCGTTGGTGGCGAACCCTGTCCCTTGGCTCTGGCTGAGAAGTGGGCTCCTCACATCAACTTCTGGAACGTTTGCGGACCTACAGAGATCAGCATGCTCAACACatgccatcttcaccaaccaGGTATTCCATTGTCGATTGGAAAGCCCaaccccaacaccaacgttTACATCTTGGATGACAATGAGAACCCTGTTCCCGTTGGTCAGCCTGGTGTTATGTGGGCGGGTGGTCCTGGTGTTTCGGCGGGTTACATTAATCTGCCTGAACTGACAGCTACACGATACAAGCTGGATAAGTTCACCAACGATGG AACCATGATGTTCAACACTGGCGATCTCGCTCAGTGGCTTGAAGACGGCAGCCTTCTTCCCCTTGGCCGCAAAGACgaccaagtcaagatccAAGGTTTTCGCGTCGAACTTGACGGTGTCTCACGATCTATCGAAACCACTCCCGGCGTCATCAAGGGCTGTGCTCTCAAGATTGAGAACGCTCTCTGGGGATTCTACTCTTCAGACGTTCAGATCGACGAGAACCAGCTGAAAGCCGCCGTCGGCAAGTCGCAGCCATTCTATGCCGTCCCATCAGTCTGGAAGCATCTGCCTGTTCTTGAGCTCACGCCCAATGGAAAGGTCGACAAGCGCGCTCTGATGAAGATTGCTACTGAGGGCGCATTGATGGACTCTCTAGGTCTCACCGTTGCGAAGCCTAGACCTCAGACTTTGTGGCCTTCTGGAGAGCGCATGATGTCGATGACCAGTTCGACTGATGGAACGATTGTTGGCACAGATAAAAACGTCATGCGAGATCttgagaaggatgacaagCCATTGGTAGATGAGTACAACGAGGAAGAGTTTCCTCTCCCTGAGAAGAACGGCATCCACGGATGGCGATGGCTACGACACACAGCCTTCTCAGCATACCGCAAGCtctttggcttcatctttgtcacAAACCTGACGATTCTCATCATTCTTCTGGTTAACAGTCGCGATAATGATTATTATCCCAAGCCCGCACACGTGGCCACGGCAGTTGCTTCGAACCTCCTCGCCGCAGTCCTCGTCCGCCAAGAGTACGTCGTcaacgccatcttcttcacctgTTCCCGCGTCCCGACCTCATTCCCGCTCTCCATCCGCCGTCACTTTGCCCGCGTGTACCACAACGGCGGAGTGCACTCTGGCTGCGCCGTCTCCGCCACGGCCTGGTGGTTCATGTACACCATCTCCGTCACGCGCGATTTCCTCTCCGAGAAGCACCCAGCACAGATCAAGTCAGTCGTTCTCGCTCTGACGTATATCATTCTAGGCTTCCTCTGCTTCATTCTCGGTATGGCGTGGCCGTCGATCCGCATGAAGATGCACGATCAGTTCGAGTGGACGCATCGGTTTGTCGGATGGACTTCTGTGGCTCTGGTGTGGGCGCACATTATTGTCTCAACGGCAGCTTCCACGACAGGACCGCTGGGGCCGGCGCTGGCGCAGAGTCCGACGATTTGGCTGCTGTCGCTCATCACATTGTGCATCGCTCTGCCCTGGACAAGGCTTCGACGTGTCAAAGTCGTGCCTGAGCCTTTGTCCAAGCATGCTGTTCGTCTTCACTTTGACTTTTCCACACCTCCACCTTGTTCATCTCGAGGTGTTCGCATCACCGATCGGCCGTTGGTAGAGTGGCATGCTTTTGCAGCCATTCCAGAGCCCAGTGGTAAGGGTTTCTCGATTGTTGtctccaaggctggtgaCTGGACCAAGCGCATCATCGAGAAGCCCCCGACATCCATCTGGACACGAGGAACGCCTGCATCTGGTGTTCTTGCCATCGCTCCTTTGTTCAAGAAGGTTGTTCTCGTGGCCACTGGTTCTGGTATCGGACCTTGTTTGCCCGTCATCATGGAGCGACGCGTCCCGTGCAAGGTAGTCTGGTCAACCAAGAACCCTCTGTCGACATATGGCCAGGGTATCCTCGACACAATTTTGGCTTGCGATCCAGATGCCACTATTTGGGACACCGATGCGAAGGGTAGACCGGATATGGTGAAGTTGGCTTACCAGGCGTACAAGGAGAGTGGCGCTGAGTGTGTTTGTATTATTTCCAACAGATCTGTCACAGCCAAGGTGGTGTATGGGCTAGAGAGTCGTGGTATTCCGGCGTATGGTCCTATTCTTGATTCCTAA